From Verrucomicrobia bacterium S94, the proteins below share one genomic window:
- the putP gene encoding sodium/proline symporter PutP yields the protein MHTMNLHIIITFAAYLLFMLLIGTHFYKKNESLSDYLIGDRQLNKWVTSMSAQASDMSGWLLLGLPGYAYLQGLEAVWIALGLGIGTYLNWKFVARKLRCYTELAGDSITLPDYFANRFDDHNKILRVLSAVFILVFFLIYTASGFVAGAKLFESVFGLPYHSALLIGVAVIISYTALGGFMAVSWTDFFQGVIMFFAIITVPMLGIHATGGFAEASTAWKSASPGFLNIFSHADGETLTAVSILSLMAWGIGYFGQPHILTRFMAIRAPEEIRPARRIAMIWVAVSLTCAVLVGMTGRIYLTELLPASDAEKIFMIMVDQLTHPIVGGILLAAVLAAIMSTADSQLLVTSSALTEDLYRVIIRPKASNKELVWVSRGTVIAVAVLASLIALKPDSSVLGLVSYAWAGFGATFGPLVIISLYWKRMTRNGAIAGIIGGGITVLIWKQLNGGLFDLYEIVPGFIISSILIIVFSLIDKKPESGIMETFEAARH from the coding sequence ATACACACGATGAATCTACACATAATAATCACTTTCGCCGCCTACCTGCTTTTCATGCTGTTGATCGGCACGCATTTCTACAAAAAAAACGAATCCCTCTCCGACTATCTCATCGGCGACCGCCAGCTCAACAAATGGGTCACCTCCATGAGCGCCCAGGCTTCCGACATGAGCGGATGGCTCCTGCTCGGCCTTCCGGGCTATGCCTACCTCCAGGGACTGGAAGCCGTATGGATTGCCCTCGGTCTAGGCATCGGCACCTACCTGAACTGGAAATTCGTGGCCCGGAAACTCCGCTGTTATACCGAACTCGCCGGCGATTCCATCACTCTGCCTGACTACTTTGCCAACCGCTTCGACGACCACAATAAAATTCTGCGTGTACTGTCCGCCGTATTCATTCTCGTCTTTTTCCTCATCTACACCGCCTCCGGATTCGTCGCCGGAGCCAAACTGTTTGAATCGGTCTTCGGGCTGCCCTATCACTCCGCCCTGCTGATCGGCGTGGCGGTCATCATCTCCTACACCGCACTCGGCGGCTTTATGGCCGTCAGCTGGACCGATTTTTTCCAGGGAGTGATCATGTTCTTCGCCATCATCACGGTCCCCATGCTTGGCATTCATGCAACGGGCGGCTTTGCCGAAGCATCGACGGCCTGGAAATCAGCCAGCCCCGGATTTCTCAATATCTTTTCCCATGCTGATGGAGAAACACTGACCGCAGTTTCCATCCTTTCACTGATGGCCTGGGGAATCGGCTACTTCGGCCAGCCGCACATTCTCACCCGTTTCATGGCCATCCGGGCGCCGGAGGAAATCAGACCCGCCCGCCGAATCGCCATGATCTGGGTAGCGGTCAGCCTCACCTGTGCCGTACTCGTCGGGATGACCGGCCGCATCTACCTTACCGAATTACTCCCCGCTTCCGACGCAGAGAAAATCTTTATGATTATGGTCGATCAACTGACCCATCCAATCGTTGGAGGAATTCTGCTGGCCGCAGTGCTCGCCGCCATCATGAGCACAGCCGATTCACAGCTGCTGGTCACGTCATCCGCTCTGACCGAAGACCTTTACCGTGTAATCATCCGGCCGAAAGCATCAAATAAAGAACTGGTCTGGGTCAGCCGGGGAACCGTTATTGCCGTGGCTGTGCTGGCCAGCCTGATTGCTCTCAAACCCGACAGCAGTGTGCTTGGACTCGTTTCCTATGCCTGGGCAGGATTCGGTGCCACCTTCGGACCTCTGGTCATTATTTCCCTTTACTGGAAACGGATGACTCGTAATGGAGCCATTGCCGGCATTATCGGCGGAGGGATTACCGTCCTGATATGGAAGCAGTTGAACGGCGGTCTTTTCGATCTTTATGAAATTGTCCCCGGATTTATCATTTCCAGCATCCTGATTATCGTCTTCAGCCTGATCGATAAAAAACCGGAATCCGGAATTATGGAAACCTTCGAAGCCGCCCGCCATTAA